The Toxorhynchites rutilus septentrionalis strain SRP chromosome 3, ASM2978413v1, whole genome shotgun sequence genome includes a region encoding these proteins:
- the LOC129778676 gene encoding uncharacterized protein LOC129778676 yields MKSTSSVSTSVVKTSQRIELKILVSSIVISVNRKKTTNLAQDTVNRSRTSLQQPALTDKMSIVDTQILDSAEGQMIDEIISEKTTAALGSPQSTSILQMAMTALRLTSAAPSSDRTNNNELLNRKQITLDEVSYHDTFSDCWIVLYDRVYDVTKFLRQHPGGHDVLLEHAGRDATIAFIGTGHSEAAIASLKLYEIGELPQRECIYRSARKLIATILPD; encoded by the exons ATGAAATCTACTAGTTCGGTTTCGACGTCGGTTGTGAAAACATCTCAacgaattgaattgaaaatattaGTTTCTTCAATTGTGATTAGTGTaaatcggaaaaaaacaacaaacctGGCACAGGATACAGTCAACAGAAGCCGTACCTCACTGCAGCAGCCAGCACTCACGGATAAAATGTCCATCGTCGATACTCAGATACTTGACAGTGCGGAAGGGCAAATGATCGATGAAATTATATCAGAGAAAACGACGGCAGCTCTGGGCAGTCCACAAAGTACCAGCATCCTTCAAATGGCGATGACAGCGTTGCGCCTCACATCAGCAGCTCCTAGCAGTGATCGCACCAATAATAACGAGCTGCTCAATCGGAAGCAGATTACTCTTGACGAGGTGTCTTATCATGACACTTTCAGTGATTGTTGGATCGTGCTGTACGATCGGGTATACGACGTTACCAAATTTCTCCGGCAG CATCCCGGTGGCCACGATGTACTACTGGAACACGCTGGACGAGATGCAACCATCGCCTTCATCGGGACCGGTCATTCGGAGGCAGCGATCGCATCGCTGAAGCTGTACGAAATCGGAGAACTACCACAACGCGAGTGCATCTACAGATCGGCAAGGAAGCTGATCGCAACTATTCTTCCTGACTAA